A stretch of Coccidioides posadasii str. Silveira chromosome 2, complete sequence DNA encodes these proteins:
- a CDS encoding uncharacterized protein (EggNog:ENOG410PKTJ~COG:C), with product MAWKGYIFTSSVGIMAAKTVTLQGAEGRSIEIPTGLFINNEFVPSLTGTTLDTTNPANGDLLATIAAASEEDINAAVQSAKDAFYTTWKATPPTTRQSLMLKLADLIERDVDEFANLEALDGGILLSGSKGMHVPHSVETLRYFAGWADKIDGKSIAIPSGIAYTHREPLGVCAAIVPWNAPLIVTMWKLAPCIAAGNTLVLKTSELTPLYGIKLAALIKEAGFPAGVVNIVTGLGAVAGRALSEHMDVRKIAFTGSTLTGRAIMKAAASSNLKKVTLELGGKGPTIIFDDADLKNAVFWATLGITANNGQICVAGSRIYVQEGIYEKFIAAFSAASTKAVAGDPLLSNTTKGPIVSADQHSKIMGYIKKGQDEGARLLHGGGQPAPGYIENTAFVDVNEDMTIMREEIFGPVAAISKFKTESEAIQKANNTEYGLSSAIFTNNVSRADRVSRALESGQVTVNSWGMVHANVPFGGIKMSGFGKDMGEESLDGWTGTKTIKYHTLPEVPN from the exons ATGGCCTGGAAAGGGTACATATTCACG AGTTCTGTCGGAATAATGGCCGCCAAGACTGTTACCCTACAAGGAGCTGAAGGGCGCTCGATAGAGA TCCCAACTGGTCTGTTTATCAACAATGAGTTTGTTCCATCTTTGACTGGAACCACTCTTGATACCACAAACCCAGCGAATGGGGATCTCCTGGCAACTATCGCAGCAGCCAGCGAAGAAGACATCAATGCTGCAGTTCAATCTGCGAAAGATGCTTTCTACACAACCTGGAAAGCAACTCCTCCCACCACCCGTCAATCGTTGATGCTCAAGCTGGCCGACCTCATCGAACGAGATGTCGATGAGTTCGCGAATCTCGAAGCTCTTGATGGCGGCATTCTCCTCAGCGGCTCGAAGGGGATGCATGTTCCCCATTCCGTCGAGACATTGAGATATTTCGCCGGGTGGGCAGATAAGATCGATGGAAAATCTATTGCTATCCCCAGTGGCATTGCCTACACTCACAGGGAGCCTCTTGGTGTTTGTGCAGCCATCGTGCCTTGGAATGCGCCGCT GATAGTCACGATGTGGAAGCTAGCTCCTTGTATCGCCGCTGGAAATACGCTGGTTCTCAAGACCTCGGAGCTTACTCCTCTCTATGGTATCAAGCTGGCTGCATTGATTAAAGAAGCAGGTTTTCCTGCAGGTGTTGTGAACATCGTAACCGGACTTGGAGCTGTGGCAGGGAGAGCGCTCTCTGAACATATGGACGTGAGAAAGATTGCCTTCACTGGCAGCACTCTTACGGGACGCGCCATCATGAAAGCCGCCGCGTCTTCGAATCTGAAAAAGGTCACCTTGGAACTTGGTGGCAAGGGCCCAACCATTATTTTCGACGATGCTGACCTGAAAAATGCTGTGTTTTGGGCCACGCTCGGTATTACAGCTAACAATGGCCAGATCTGTGTCGCAGGTTCAAGAATATATGTTCAGGAGGGTATCTATGAAAAGTTCATTGCTGCATTCTCCGCCGCTTCCACAAAAGCCGTTGCCGGCGACCCTCTACTGAGCAATACAACCAAAGGCCCCATCGTTAGTGCCGATCAACACTCGAAGATCATGGGGTATATCAAAAAGGGCCAAGATGAAGGAGCTCGTCTGTTGCACGGCGGAGGCCAGCCCGCACCTGGTTACATCGAGAACACGGCCTTCGTCGACGTCAACGAGGACATGACGATCATGAGGGAGGAGATCTTTGGCCCTGTGGCG GCCAtttccaaattcaaaacagaAAGCGAGGCTATCCAAAAGGCAAATAATACCGAATACGGCTTGAGCAGTGCCATCTTTACGAACAATGTTTCTAGAGCTGATCGTGTAAGCCGAGCGCTGGAAAGCGGACAGGTTACCGTTAATTCATGGGGTATGGTCCACGCGAATGTGCCGTTTGGAGGCATTAAGATGAGCGGGTTTGGAAAAGATATGGGCGAGGAATCGTTGGATGGCTGGACTGGCACAAAAACAATCAAGTACCACACTCTCCCGGAGGTTCCTAATTAG
- a CDS encoding uncharacterized protein (EggNog:ENOG410PKTJ~COG:C), with protein MRTKSSVGIMAAKTVTLQGAEGRSIEIPTGLFINNEFVPSLTGTTLDTTNPANGDLLATIAAASEEDINAAVQSAKDAFYTTWKATPPTTRQSLMLKLADLIERDVDEFANLEALDGGILLSGSKGMHVPHSVETLRYFAGWADKIDGKSIAIPSGIAYTHREPLGVCAAIVPWNAPLIVTMWKLAPCIAAGNTLVLKTSELTPLYGIKLAALIKEAGFPAGVVNIVTGLGAVAGRALSEHMDVRKIAFTGSTLTGRAIMKAAASSNLKKVTLELGGKGPTIIFDDADLKNAVFWATLGITANNGQICVAGSRIYVQEGIYEKFIAAFSAASTKAVAGDPLLSNTTKGPIVSADQHSKIMGYIKKGQDEGARLLHGGGQPAPGYIENTAFVDVNEDMTIMREEIFGPVAAISKFKTESEAIQKANNTEYGLSSAIFTNNVSRADRVSRALESGQVTVNSWGMVHANVPFGGIKMSGFGKDMGEESLDGWTGTKTIKYHTLPEVPN; from the exons ATGAGAACAAAGAGTTCTGTCGGAATAATGGCCGCCAAGACTGTTACCCTACAAGGAGCTGAAGGGCGCTCGATAGAGA TCCCAACTGGTCTGTTTATCAACAATGAGTTTGTTCCATCTTTGACTGGAACCACTCTTGATACCACAAACCCAGCGAATGGGGATCTCCTGGCAACTATCGCAGCAGCCAGCGAAGAAGACATCAATGCTGCAGTTCAATCTGCGAAAGATGCTTTCTACACAACCTGGAAAGCAACTCCTCCCACCACCCGTCAATCGTTGATGCTCAAGCTGGCCGACCTCATCGAACGAGATGTCGATGAGTTCGCGAATCTCGAAGCTCTTGATGGCGGCATTCTCCTCAGCGGCTCGAAGGGGATGCATGTTCCCCATTCCGTCGAGACATTGAGATATTTCGCCGGGTGGGCAGATAAGATCGATGGAAAATCTATTGCTATCCCCAGTGGCATTGCCTACACTCACAGGGAGCCTCTTGGTGTTTGTGCAGCCATCGTGCCTTGGAATGCGCCGCT GATAGTCACGATGTGGAAGCTAGCTCCTTGTATCGCCGCTGGAAATACGCTGGTTCTCAAGACCTCGGAGCTTACTCCTCTCTATGGTATCAAGCTGGCTGCATTGATTAAAGAAGCAGGTTTTCCTGCAGGTGTTGTGAACATCGTAACCGGACTTGGAGCTGTGGCAGGGAGAGCGCTCTCTGAACATATGGACGTGAGAAAGATTGCCTTCACTGGCAGCACTCTTACGGGACGCGCCATCATGAAAGCCGCCGCGTCTTCGAATCTGAAAAAGGTCACCTTGGAACTTGGTGGCAAGGGCCCAACCATTATTTTCGACGATGCTGACCTGAAAAATGCTGTGTTTTGGGCCACGCTCGGTATTACAGCTAACAATGGCCAGATCTGTGTCGCAGGTTCAAGAATATATGTTCAGGAGGGTATCTATGAAAAGTTCATTGCTGCATTCTCCGCCGCTTCCACAAAAGCCGTTGCCGGCGACCCTCTACTGAGCAATACAACCAAAGGCCCCATCGTTAGTGCCGATCAACACTCGAAGATCATGGGGTATATCAAAAAGGGCCAAGATGAAGGAGCTCGTCTGTTGCACGGCGGAGGCCAGCCCGCACCTGGTTACATCGAGAACACGGCCTTCGTCGACGTCAACGAGGACATGACGATCATGAGGGAGGAGATCTTTGGCCCTGTGGCG GCCAtttccaaattcaaaacagaAAGCGAGGCTATCCAAAAGGCAAATAATACCGAATACGGCTTGAGCAGTGCCATCTTTACGAACAATGTTTCTAGAGCTGATCGTGTAAGCCGAGCGCTGGAAAGCGGACAGGTTACCGTTAATTCATGGGGTATGGTCCACGCGAATGTGCCGTTTGGAGGCATTAAGATGAGCGGGTTTGGAAAAGATATGGGCGAGGAATCGTTGGATGGCTGGACTGGCACAAAAACAATCAAGTACCACACTCTCCCGGAGGTTCCTAATTAG